The region CGGTAGACCGTTGACTGCCGGGCCTGGAAGCCCAGACGTTCATAAAGCCGGTTCGCTGCCGCACGATCCGGCCGGGAGGTGAGATCGACCGTCCGGGCACCTGCCTCCTGGGCAATCCGCAAGGCCTCCTGGGTGAGGAGGCCGGCGACTCCCCGGCCCCGCGCAACGCTGTCCACGACCACGTCTTCGACACGGGCTCGCAAGCCGGACGGCAAGGGGAGCAGCACCAGAGTCAGGGTGCCGACGATCTCATCGGATGTCCGGGCGACGAGCACCGTGTTGGCATCACACGTCACCATCCGGTCGATCGCTTCGTAACCGAGCGGGTCCGCCGTCGAAGACAATTGCGGTAGCAGCCGGCCGAAGGCATCCACGAGTTC is a window of Streptomyces sp. NBC_00271 DNA encoding:
- a CDS encoding GNAT family N-acetyltransferase produces the protein MDVHVEIAREASQELVDAFGRLLPQLSSTADPLGYEAIDRMVTCDANTVLVARTSDEIVGTLTLVLLPLPSGLRARVEDVVVDSVARGRGVAGLLTQEALRIAQEAGARTVDLTSRPDRAAANRLYERLGFQARQSTVYRFPIDR